A region from the Sulfitobacter sp. D7 genome encodes:
- the selD gene encoding selenide, water dikinase SelD, translated as MQSDLPLTRDLVLVGGGHAHALVLRKWGMDPLPGARLTVINPGPTAPYTGMLPGHIAGHYGRDELEIDLMRLCRHAGARLILGAATGIDRAARAFTVEGHGAVAYDVASIDIGITAKMDLPGFAQYAVGAKPLDVYAARWRDFLAAVKAGEQPPEVAVIGGGVAGCELAMAMAFALRQAGVQPAVTVVEHGPDLSGMAPRTAAMLRRQMANLGVALALDAKVTRITDRQVILAGGPPISAALCVGAAGAVPHGWLGQTDLPLHAGFIRVGADLGVVDDAALFAVGDCAHMEATPRPKAGVFAVRAAPVLHDNLRAALGGGARRVFRPQKHYLKLVSLGGKSAVAERNGLALGGALLWQWKDRIDRKFMDQLDDLPEMKGNALSVPTASGVEEALAGKPLCGGCGAKVGGAVLGDLLAKVQGPISGDVVTGAGDDAAVLRQPGGGFQVMSTDHLRGFIEDPALMTRIAAVHALGDVWAMGAKPQVALSSIIMPRMSPALQARTLREIAAAAQDVMAAAGAQIVGGHTTMGAELTIGFTVTGTREDMPIGVGGAQPGDVLMLTRPIGSGVILAGHMAGSAPGRVVAKALGLMATPQAREASILGGAHAMTDVTGFGLAGHVQAICRASGLAAELWGAAVPLYPGAQALSDQGVASSLLSVNQADAPIEAAGPVNPLFHDPQTAGGLLAALPKAAAEAAQARLEAAGLTGHIIGRLEAGAPSMRLT; from the coding sequence GTGCAAAGCGATCTGCCCCTGACGCGAGATCTGGTGCTGGTTGGCGGCGGGCACGCCCATGCGCTGGTGCTGCGCAAATGGGGGATGGACCCGCTGCCCGGCGCGCGGCTGACGGTCATCAACCCCGGCCCCACCGCGCCCTATACCGGCATGCTGCCCGGTCATATCGCCGGGCACTACGGGCGGGATGAATTGGAGATCGACCTGATGCGCCTGTGCCGCCACGCCGGGGCGCGGCTGATCCTTGGGGCGGCGACGGGGATTGACCGCGCGGCCCGCGCGTTCACGGTCGAAGGGCACGGGGCCGTGGCCTATGACGTGGCCTCGATCGACATAGGGATCACGGCCAAGATGGACCTGCCGGGGTTTGCGCAATACGCGGTCGGGGCCAAGCCGCTTGATGTCTATGCCGCGCGCTGGCGTGATTTTCTGGCGGCGGTCAAGGCAGGAGAACAACCGCCCGAAGTGGCGGTGATCGGTGGCGGTGTGGCGGGCTGTGAGCTTGCCATGGCGATGGCCTTTGCTCTGCGTCAGGCGGGTGTGCAGCCTGCCGTGACGGTGGTGGAACATGGGCCAGACCTCTCTGGCATGGCGCCCCGGACCGCGGCGATGCTGCGGCGGCAGATGGCGAATTTGGGGGTGGCCCTTGCGCTTGATGCCAAGGTCACGCGCATCACCGATCGGCAGGTGATCCTGGCGGGTGGCCCGCCGATTTCGGCTGCGCTTTGTGTGGGCGCTGCGGGGGCGGTGCCGCATGGATGGCTCGGGCAAACCGATTTGCCGCTGCACGCCGGGTTTATCCGTGTCGGCGCGGATCTGGGGGTTGTGGATGATGCGGCACTCTTTGCCGTGGGCGATTGCGCGCATATGGAGGCCACGCCGCGCCCAAAGGCCGGGGTTTTTGCCGTGCGGGCAGCGCCGGTGCTGCATGACAACCTGCGCGCGGCGCTAGGCGGCGGGGCTCGGCGGGTGTTCAGGCCGCAGAAACATTACCTCAAGCTGGTCTCGCTCGGGGGGAAATCCGCCGTGGCCGAGCGGAACGGGCTGGCCCTTGGCGGGGCGCTGCTTTGGCAGTGGAAGGACCGCATTGATCGCAAGTTCATGGATCAGCTTGATGACCTGCCCGAAATGAAGGGCAATGCGCTGTCGGTTCCGACGGCCTCGGGCGTGGAGGAGGCGCTGGCGGGCAAGCCGCTTTGTGGCGGTTGCGGCGCCAAGGTGGGCGGCGCGGTGCTGGGCGATCTTTTGGCAAAGGTGCAGGGGCCAATCTCCGGCGATGTCGTTACCGGGGCGGGGGATGATGCGGCGGTGCTGCGCCAACCGGGCGGTGGTTTTCAGGTGATGAGCACGGATCACCTGCGCGGCTTCATCGAAGACCCGGCGTTGATGACGCGGATCGCAGCGGTCCACGCCTTGGGCGATGTCTGGGCCATGGGGGCCAAGCCGCAGGTGGCGCTGAGTTCGATCATCATGCCGCGCATGTCGCCCGCATTGCAGGCCCGCACGTTGCGAGAGATCGCGGCGGCCGCGCAAGATGTAATGGCGGCGGCAGGGGCGCAGATTGTCGGCGGCCACACGACCATGGGCGCGGAACTGACCATCGGGTTTACGGTCACCGGCACGCGGGAGGACATGCCCATCGGTGTCGGCGGCGCGCAGCCGGGGGATGTGTTGATGCTGACCCGGCCCATCGGGTCTGGCGTGATCCTTGCCGGGCATATGGCAGGCAGTGCGCCGGGGCGGGTGGTGGCCAAAGCGCTCGGGCTCATGGCGACACCGCAGGCGCGGGAGGCGTCGATTTTGGGTGGTGCCCATGCGATGACGGATGTGACGGGCTTTGGCTTGGCGGGCCATGTGCAGGCGATTTGCCGCGCCTCGGGGCTGGCGGCAGAACTTTGGGGCGCGGCGGTGCCGCTCTATCCCGGCGCGCAGGCGCTGTCGGATCAGGGGGTGGCATCATCGCTGTTGTCGGTCAATCAGGCCGATGCTCCGATAGAGGCCGCAGGCCCGGTGAACCCGCTTTTCCACGACCCCCAGACTGCCGGGGGGCTGCTGGCGGCCTTGCCAAAGGCAGCGGCGGAAGCGGCGCAGGCACGGCTAGAGGCTGCGGGTCTGACGGGCCATATCATCGGACGGCTGGAGGCCGGTGCCCCCTCTATGCGCCTGACGTAA
- a CDS encoding DEAD/DEAH box helicase, with amino-acid sequence MIQTIADALAQQGYETLTAVQEAVTDPALNDQDLLVSAQTGSGKTVGFGLAIAPTLLGDDSHFGQAGAPLALIIAPTRELAMQVSRELTWLYGKAGAVVTTCVGGMDTRTERRALDRGAHIVVATPGRLCDHIKRNNINLDAIRAVVLDEADEMLDLGFREDLEFILSESPEERRTLLFSATVPAAIAKLAKSYQRDAQRITTVSEAKQHSDIEYRALNVHPRDTENAIINVLRFYEAKNAIVFCNTRAAVARLTTRFTNRGFSVVALSGELTQSERTNALQALRDGRARVCIATDVAARGIDLPNLELVIHADLPSNSDTLLHRSGRTGRAGRKGVSALIVPAKLRSKANRLIGGAKLKVEWAAPPSATEVNAADEARLLADPAWSDPIPEDAEGFVANLVEQFSAEQLATAFVNLYRARQSAPEELAEPGAPGDDKPRPAFGKSVWFSISTGRNDGAEPRTLLPMLCRRGDLTKDDIGAIRVQGSHSFVEVLETSVPGLLSALGGDMKLEEGAVLTQLDKAPDLARGPKPGGNRGPKPGGGYKGDRDRGPRPPRDNYDPDAAPAPRKPRAKAADGPGAASFDKPKYDKAKFDKPRAPKGERPPKSHKTERSPMKPGATPKPKSGGETTGKPKAKAVWKKEKPAGDAPRKGKGKPTTSATTPGGEKSYKRASDPSKRFTPPNKIGKQGGKGGPKSK; translated from the coding sequence GTGATCCAGACTATTGCCGATGCCCTTGCCCAACAGGGTTATGAAACACTTACCGCCGTACAGGAGGCCGTCACAGACCCAGCGCTGAACGATCAAGACCTTCTGGTTTCCGCCCAAACCGGGTCGGGCAAGACGGTGGGCTTTGGCCTCGCCATCGCGCCGACACTCTTGGGCGACGACAGCCATTTCGGCCAAGCAGGCGCACCGCTAGCGCTAATTATCGCGCCCACACGCGAATTGGCGATGCAGGTCAGCCGCGAACTGACGTGGCTTTATGGCAAAGCGGGCGCGGTGGTCACCACCTGTGTCGGCGGCATGGACACCCGGACCGAGCGCCGCGCGCTGGACCGGGGCGCACATATCGTCGTCGCCACGCCGGGCCGTCTGTGTGACCACATCAAACGCAACAACATCAACCTCGACGCGATCCGCGCCGTGGTGCTCGACGAAGCGGATGAGATGCTCGACCTCGGCTTCCGCGAAGACCTTGAGTTCATCCTCTCCGAATCCCCCGAAGAGCGCCGCACGCTGCTGTTCTCGGCCACCGTGCCTGCGGCGATTGCCAAACTGGCGAAATCCTACCAGCGCGACGCGCAGCGCATCACCACGGTGAGCGAAGCCAAACAGCACAGCGATATCGAATACCGCGCGCTGAATGTGCACCCGCGTGACACTGAAAACGCGATCATCAACGTGCTGCGCTTCTATGAAGCCAAGAACGCCATCGTGTTCTGCAACACCCGCGCCGCCGTGGCGCGCCTGACCACACGGTTCACCAACCGGGGTTTCTCGGTCGTGGCGCTGTCGGGTGAGTTGACGCAGTCTGAGCGGACCAACGCGCTGCAAGCGCTGCGCGACGGGCGGGCCCGCGTTTGTATTGCGACGGACGTGGCCGCACGCGGCATCGACCTGCCAAACCTTGAACTGGTGATCCACGCCGATCTGCCCAGCAACTCCGACACGCTGCTGCACCGCTCGGGCCGTACTGGCCGCGCCGGGCGCAAGGGCGTTTCCGCCCTGATCGTGCCTGCGAAACTGCGCAGCAAAGCAAACCGTCTGATCGGCGGCGCGAAGCTAAAAGTGGAATGGGCGGCACCGCCCTCTGCCACCGAAGTGAATGCCGCCGACGAAGCCCGCCTGCTGGCCGATCCTGCATGGTCCGACCCGATCCCGGAAGATGCCGAAGGGTTTGTCGCCAATCTGGTCGAGCAATTCTCGGCCGAGCAACTGGCCACCGCTTTCGTCAACCTCTACCGCGCGCGCCAATCCGCGCCGGAAGAACTGGCAGAACCCGGTGCGCCCGGCGACGACAAACCGCGCCCGGCCTTTGGCAAATCGGTCTGGTTCTCGATCTCGACCGGCCGCAACGACGGGGCCGAGCCGCGCACGCTGCTGCCGATGCTTTGCCGTCGCGGTGATCTGACCAAAGACGACATCGGCGCGATCCGTGTGCAGGGCAGCCACAGCTTTGTCGAAGTGCTGGAAACCTCGGTTCCCGGTCTGCTGAGCGCACTTGGCGGCGACATGAAGCTGGAAGAAGGCGCGGTGCTGACGCAGCTCGACAAAGCCCCCGATTTGGCCCGTGGTCCGAAACCCGGCGGCAACCGTGGCCCCAAGCCGGGTGGCGGCTACAAGGGTGATCGCGACCGTGGCCCGCGCCCGCCGCGTGATAACTACGATCCCGATGCCGCCCCCGCCCCGCGCAAACCCCGCGCCAAAGCGGCGGATGGCCCCGGTGCGGCGTCGTTCGACAAGCCGAAATACGACAAGGCCAAGTTCGACAAACCGCGCGCGCCCAAGGGCGAACGCCCGCCAAAGTCGCACAAGACCGAGCGCAGTCCGATGAAACCCGGTGCGACGCCCAAGCCTAAGTCTGGCGGCGAAACAACCGGCAAGCCCAAGGCGAAAGCCGTTTGGAAAAAGGAAAAGCCCGCAGGCGATGCACCGCGCAAAGGCAAGGGCAAGCCGACAACCTCGGCCACCACGCCGGGCGGTGAGAAGTCCTACAAACGGGCGTCCGACCCGTCCAAACGCTTCACCCCGCCGAATAAGATCGGCAAGCAGGGCGGCAAGGGCGGCCCGAAATCGAAGTAA
- a CDS encoding aminotransferase family protein produces MDGNFNENDISRVVEADRAHIWHHLSQHKPYETTDPRIIVEGKGMRVWDQKGKEHLDAVSGGVWTVNVGYGRESIANAVRDQLIKLNYFAGSAGSIPGSHFAEKLLDKMPGLDRVYYCNSGSEANEKAFKMVRQIAHKRYGGKKHKILYRDRDYHGTTLGCLSAGGQDERNAQYGPFAPGFVRVPHCLEYRSFEQDGAPQENYGTWAADQIEKVILAEGPETVGALCLEPVTAGGGVICPPEGYWERVQEICRKYDILLHIDEVVCGVGRTGTWFGYQHYGIQPDMVTMAKGVASGYAAIACLVTTDAVFDMFKDDASDPLNYFRDISTFGGCTAGPTAGIENMNIIERENLLENTTNMGHYMLEQLHALADKHKVIGDVRGKGLFLGAELVTDRDSRDPVEEKRIQAVVGDCMAQGVIIGATNRSLPGKNNTLCFSPALIASRDDIDEIITAVDGALGRVFASA; encoded by the coding sequence ATGGACGGCAATTTCAACGAGAACGACATATCCCGCGTTGTCGAAGCCGACCGCGCGCATATCTGGCACCACCTGAGCCAGCACAAACCCTATGAAACGACCGACCCGCGCATCATTGTCGAAGGCAAGGGCATGCGGGTCTGGGACCAAAAGGGCAAAGAGCACCTTGATGCCGTGTCGGGTGGTGTCTGGACGGTCAACGTCGGCTATGGCCGTGAAAGCATCGCCAATGCCGTGCGCGACCAGCTGATCAAGCTGAACTATTTCGCCGGTTCCGCAGGCTCGATCCCCGGTTCTCATTTCGCCGAGAAACTGCTGGACAAGATGCCGGGACTAGACCGCGTCTACTATTGCAACTCTGGCTCCGAGGCGAATGAGAAAGCCTTCAAAATGGTGCGCCAGATTGCGCACAAACGCTATGGCGGCAAGAAGCACAAGATACTCTACCGCGACCGCGATTACCACGGCACCACCCTCGGCTGCCTCTCGGCGGGTGGGCAGGACGAGCGCAACGCACAATACGGCCCCTTCGCGCCGGGTTTCGTGCGCGTGCCGCATTGTCTGGAATATCGCAGCTTCGAACAGGACGGTGCGCCGCAGGAAAACTACGGCACCTGGGCGGCGGACCAGATCGAAAAGGTGATCCTCGCCGAAGGCCCCGAAACCGTCGGCGCGCTTTGCCTCGAACCGGTGACAGCAGGCGGCGGCGTGATCTGCCCGCCCGAGGGCTACTGGGAGCGGGTGCAAGAGATTTGCCGCAAATACGACATCCTGCTGCATATCGATGAGGTCGTCTGCGGCGTGGGCCGCACCGGGACTTGGTTCGGCTATCAGCACTACGGCATCCAGCCAGACATGGTGACCATGGCCAAGGGCGTCGCCTCAGGCTATGCCGCCATCGCCTGTCTGGTCACGACCGATGCCGTGTTTGACATGTTCAAGGACGATGCCAGCGATCCGCTGAACTACTTCCGCGACATCTCGACCTTTGGTGGCTGCACCGCGGGGCCGACCGCGGGCATCGAGAATATGAACATCATCGAACGCGAGAACCTGTTGGAGAATACCACCAACATGGGCCACTACATGCTGGAGCAGCTTCATGCGCTGGCCGACAAACATAAGGTGATCGGCGATGTGCGCGGCAAGGGGCTGTTCTTGGGCGCCGAACTGGTCACTGACCGCGACAGCCGCGACCCCGTCGAGGAAAAGCGTATTCAGGCCGTCGTCGGGGACTGCATGGCCCAAGGGGTGATCATCGGGGCCACCAACCGCTCCCTGCCCGGCAAGAACAACACGCTGTGTTTCTCGCCCGCCCTGATCGCCTCACGCGATGATATTGATGAGATCATCACCGCGGTGGATGGCGCATTGGGCCGAGTTTTCGCTTCGGCGTAA
- a CDS encoding glycine zipper 2TM domain-containing protein, whose amino-acid sequence MKKFLIAVPLVATLAACNGTTPSQGALTGAALGAATGAAVSGGDDKVQGAIIGGLAGAAAGNYIGQTQSGKCVYQNSNGQRYVAACP is encoded by the coding sequence ATGAAGAAATTCCTTATCGCCGTTCCGCTGGTCGCCACTCTTGCCGCCTGTAACGGCACCACGCCCAGCCAAGGCGCCCTGACAGGTGCAGCCCTCGGCGCAGCCACAGGTGCTGCTGTTTCAGGCGGTGACGACAAGGTTCAAGGCGCAATCATCGGCGGTCTCGCTGGTGCGGCGGCTGGCAACTACATCGGCCAGACTCAGTCCGGCAAATGTGTGTACCAGAACTCCAACGGCCAGCGCTACGTCGCAGCTTGCCCATAA
- a CDS encoding sulfite exporter TauE/SafE family protein: MTTLSDIAILLIAAFGAGVLNTIAGGGTFLTFPALVFTGMPPVAANATSAVAVFPGYLAGAFGFRDELGGFDRKRLLRLSLITLAGGVVGSGLLLVSSNAAFSVVVPFLLLAATLAFLLGDRIRAFAASHARAVTPEGALGLFAVSVYGGYFNGGLGIVLLALFALWGMTDLHGMNGLKNGLSFVLSSISVAVFALAGLVAWPQALLMMLAATAGGYAGAPLARALPKQTVRGLIAAIGFGMSAVFFWRLVAG; encoded by the coding sequence ATGACCACATTAAGCGATATCGCGATCTTGCTGATCGCGGCCTTTGGCGCGGGCGTGTTGAACACCATCGCCGGGGGCGGCACCTTTCTGACCTTTCCGGCGCTGGTCTTTACCGGGATGCCGCCTGTGGCGGCCAATGCCACCAGTGCCGTGGCGGTGTTTCCCGGCTACCTTGCCGGGGCTTTCGGCTTTCGCGATGAATTGGGCGGTTTTGACCGCAAGCGGTTGCTGCGGCTTAGCCTCATCACGCTGGCGGGCGGTGTGGTTGGCTCGGGCCTGCTGCTGGTCTCGTCCAACGCGGCCTTTTCGGTTGTCGTGCCCTTCTTGCTCCTCGCGGCGACGCTGGCCTTCCTGCTGGGCGACCGCATTCGCGCTTTTGCCGCGTCCCATGCCCGCGCCGTCACACCCGAAGGCGCGCTCGGCCTGTTCGCGGTCAGCGTCTATGGCGGCTATTTCAATGGGGGCTTGGGCATCGTTTTGCTGGCCCTCTTCGCGCTTTGGGGGATGACCGACCTGCACGGGATGAACGGGCTCAAGAACGGGCTGAGCTTCGTGCTCTCATCGATTTCCGTGGCGGTCTTTGCCTTGGCCGGGCTGGTCGCATGGCCGCAGGCGTTGCTGATGATGCTGGCCGCCACGGCGGGGGGCTATGCCGGGGCGCCGCTGGCGCGGGCCTTGCCGAAACAGACCGTGCGCGGGCTGATCGCCGCCATCGGTTTTGGGATGAGCGCGGTGTTCTTCTGGCGGCTTGTCGCAGGCTAG
- the nagA gene encoding N-acetylglucosamine-6-phosphate deacetylase: MSEIARVFTGADIHDGKHLHHGKVLAQMQDGSRRILAFEDVPQGVPTERLQAGLLCPGFVDLQVNGGGGVMFNDSPDVATLRRMAKAHRSTGVAALLPTLITDTPDKTDAAIEAVAAAIAEGVPGIIGLHLEGPHLALSRKGAHDGALIRPMEAADLALILRAAALLPNLMVTVAPENTSAAQIAAMAEAGVIVSLGHSDADYETSMAAFDAGARCVTHLFNAMSQMGNRAPGLVGAALARDGVHAGLIADGIHVHPASMRNALAAKGEGIFLVSDAMATAGSDIAGFTLNGREVYRADGRLALADGTLAGAHLALGRAVRTLTHAVGEPLETALARAISGPLALLRDDMGLGRIESAGQPLLLFDPESGAVDLLA; this comes from the coding sequence ATGAGCGAGATCGCGAGGGTTTTCACCGGGGCGGATATTCACGATGGAAAGCATCTGCACCACGGCAAGGTGCTGGCGCAGATGCAAGACGGCAGCCGCCGCATCCTTGCCTTTGAAGATGTGCCGCAGGGCGTGCCGACAGAGCGGCTGCAAGCGGGGTTGCTCTGCCCCGGTTTCGTCGATCTTCAGGTCAATGGCGGCGGCGGGGTGATGTTCAACGACAGCCCCGATGTGGCCACCCTGCGGCGCATGGCCAAGGCGCACCGCAGCACGGGTGTCGCGGCGCTTTTGCCCACCTTGATCACCGACACGCCCGATAAAACCGATGCGGCGATTGAGGCTGTCGCGGCTGCTATCGCCGAGGGGGTGCCGGGCATTATCGGGCTGCATCTGGAAGGCCCGCATCTGGCGCTATCGCGTAAGGGCGCGCATGACGGGGCGTTGATCCGCCCGATGGAGGCGGCGGATCTTGCCCTGATCCTGCGCGCCGCCGCGCTGCTGCCGAACCTTATGGTGACGGTCGCGCCGGAAAACACCAGCGCCGCGCAGATCGCCGCGATGGCCGAGGCCGGGGTCATCGTTTCGCTTGGCCATAGCGACGCGGATTACGAGACCTCTATGGCTGCTTTTGATGCGGGCGCGCGCTGCGTCACGCATCTGTTCAACGCGATGAGCCAGATGGGCAACCGCGCGCCGGGATTGGTCGGGGCGGCGCTGGCGCGAGACGGGGTTCACGCGGGGCTGATTGCCGATGGCATCCATGTGCATCCCGCCAGCATGCGCAACGCGCTGGCGGCCAAGGGCGAGGGGATTTTCCTCGTCAGTGATGCCATGGCGACGGCGGGCTCTGATATCGCGGGCTTCACGCTCAACGGGCGCGAGGTTTATCGCGCGGACGGGCGGTTGGCCTTGGCGGATGGTACCCTGGCGGGGGCGCACCTAGCGTTGGGCCGCGCGGTCCGCACGCTGACCCATGCGGTGGGAGAGCCGTTGGAGACCGCTTTGGCGCGGGCGATTTCGGGGCCGCTGGCACTGTTGCGCGATGACATGGGTCTGGGCCGGATCGAAAGCGCGGGCCAACCTTTGCTGCTGTTCGACCCCGAAAGCGGTGCGGTGGACCTGCTCGCCTAG
- a CDS encoding BadF/BadG/BcrA/BcrD ATPase family protein, protein MSISAPLLIAVDGGGTGCRAAIGTRRDGILGRASGGRANIGNDPDRALANLRGAVEAAAAEAGLPLTALKDATAFIGLAGMNVARDEARLRAALPYARIHADDDRPACVVGALGEGVAGWLLAIGTGTIVAATDGTAYRYVGSWGFHLADQGSGAWLGRGALDFALQCHDRVLPHSDLTRALLADFGDDPEALVSFSLTAQPGDYAAFAPKVIAAAEAGDRHAQALMQEGAAYYLRALKALDFAPGDPLCLLGGIGPHYARYLPEDHLSGLIAARGTALDGAFHLVCKAAAEEVLP, encoded by the coding sequence ATGAGCATCTCCGCCCCCCTTTTGATCGCCGTGGACGGCGGTGGCACCGGTTGCCGCGCCGCCATTGGCACGCGCCGCGATGGCATTCTTGGCCGTGCATCCGGGGGGCGTGCGAATATCGGTAATGACCCGGACAGAGCGCTCGCAAACCTGCGCGGCGCGGTAGAAGCGGCAGCGGCCGAGGCGGGGCTGCCCCTCACGGCACTTAAGGACGCCACGGCGTTCATCGGGCTCGCGGGAATGAACGTCGCGCGGGACGAAGCGCGGCTGCGCGCGGCGCTGCCCTATGCCCGGATCCACGCCGACGATGACCGCCCCGCCTGCGTGGTCGGCGCGCTTGGCGAAGGCGTGGCGGGCTGGCTGCTGGCCATCGGCACGGGTACGATTGTGGCCGCGACCGACGGCACGGCGTATCGCTATGTCGGTAGCTGGGGGTTTCATCTGGCCGACCAAGGATCAGGCGCATGGCTGGGGCGGGGCGCGTTGGATTTTGCGTTGCAATGCCATGACCGTGTGCTGCCGCATAGCGACCTGACCCGCGCTCTGTTGGCGGATTTCGGCGATGATCCTGAGGCTCTCGTTTCCTTCAGCCTGACGGCGCAGCCCGGAGACTATGCGGCATTCGCGCCCAAGGTCATCGCGGCTGCCGAGGCTGGGGACCGCCACGCGCAGGCACTGATGCAAGAGGGGGCGGCCTACTACCTCCGCGCGTTGAAGGCGCTGGATTTCGCGCCCGGCGACCCGCTCTGCCTGCTGGGCGGGATCGGCCCGCATTACGCGCGTTACCTGCCAGAAGACCATCTGTCGGGGCTGATCGCGGCGCGCGGCACGGCGCTTGATGGGGCGTTTCATCTGGTCTGCAAGGCCGCAGCGGAAGAGGTTTTGCCATGA
- the pdxR gene encoding MocR-like pyridoxine biosynthesis transcription factor PdxR, whose translation MALPVETFFLRPDAQGTLQQQIQQMIAQGILSGRFQRGEKLPSTRKLAAHLGVSRITVTIAYTELLANDYLTSRGRSGYFVSENAPAPPAFAPKAEADDAIDWTRAIGQRFSANGLAAKPQDWASYRYPFIYGQADPTLFDHANWRLCALQALGQRDFTSMTTDYYDQDDPQLIEFIARHILPRRGVSARPEQILITLGAQNALWLTAQVLLTQRRRAVLEDPCYPALSGILSQSRCHITPVRVDQDGLPPEAIPPNTDVIFTTPSHQCPTNATMPMDRRRALLARARALEALIVEDDYEFEMSFLKPASPALKSLDDEGRVIYVGSFSKSLFPGLRLGYLVGSEPFIREARALRASVLRHPPGHIQRTAAYFLSLGHYDAQIRRMGLALHERRRVMEEALETHGLRVSGRGAYGGSSFWMRAPESVDTAQLAENLRARDVLVEPGHAFFAGEERATNYYRLAYSSIPAARIGEGVGLIAEEIDRLR comes from the coding sequence ATGGCCCTGCCCGTCGAAACCTTTTTCCTGCGCCCCGATGCGCAAGGCACCCTGCAACAGCAGATCCAACAGATGATCGCCCAAGGCATCCTCTCGGGTCGGTTCCAGCGGGGTGAGAAACTGCCCTCCACCCGCAAGCTCGCGGCGCATCTTGGGGTCAGCCGGATCACGGTCACCATCGCTTATACTGAACTTTTGGCCAACGACTACCTCACCTCGCGCGGGCGGTCGGGGTATTTCGTTTCCGAAAACGCCCCCGCGCCCCCAGCCTTTGCCCCCAAAGCCGAAGCCGATGATGCCATCGATTGGACTCGCGCCATCGGTCAACGGTTCAGCGCCAATGGGCTGGCCGCCAAACCGCAGGACTGGGCCAGCTACCGCTACCCTTTCATCTACGGCCAAGCCGACCCGACGCTGTTCGACCACGCCAACTGGCGGCTCTGCGCGCTGCAAGCCTTGGGCCAACGCGACTTCACCTCGATGACGACCGATTACTACGACCAAGACGACCCGCAACTGATCGAATTCATCGCCCGCCACATCCTGCCCCGGCGCGGCGTCTCGGCGCGGCCCGAGCAAATCCTCATTACGCTTGGCGCGCAGAACGCGCTTTGGCTGACCGCCCAAGTACTGCTGACCCAACGCCGCCGCGCCGTTTTGGAAGACCCATGTTATCCGGCGCTCAGCGGTATCCTGAGCCAGTCCCGCTGCCACATCACCCCGGTGCGCGTGGATCAAGACGGCCTCCCGCCTGAGGCGATCCCCCCCAACACGGATGTGATTTTCACCACGCCCAGCCACCAATGCCCGACCAATGCGACCATGCCGATGGACCGCCGCCGTGCGCTCTTGGCCCGCGCCCGCGCGCTTGAGGCGCTGATCGTCGAGGATGACTATGAGTTTGAGATGTCCTTCCTCAAACCCGCCTCGCCCGCGCTCAAGTCGCTCGATGATGAGGGGCGGGTGATCTATGTCGGCAGCTTCTCCAAGTCGCTCTTTCCGGGGCTGCGGCTGGGGTATCTGGTGGGGTCTGAGCCATTCATCCGTGAGGCCCGCGCGCTGCGCGCCTCGGTCCTGCGCCACCCGCCGGGGCATATTCAGCGCACTGCCGCTTATTTCCTGTCTCTGGGCCATTACGACGCCCAGATCCGTCGCATGGGGCTGGCCTTGCATGAGCGTCGCCGCGTCATGGAAGAGGCGCTTGAGACGCACGGCCTGCGCGTCTCCGGCCGGGGCGCTTACGGCGGATCGTCCTTCTGGATGCGCGCGCCCGAAAGCGTCGATACCGCGCAACTGGCCGAAAACCTGCGCGCGCGGGACGTTCTGGTTGAACCCGGCCACGCCTTTTTCGCGGGCGAAGAGAGGGCCACGAATTACTACCGGCTGGCCTATTCCTCCATCCCCGCGGCACGGATCGGCGAAGGGGTTGGCCTGATCGCCGAAGAGATCGACCGCCTGCGCTGA